In the genome of Vicia villosa cultivar HV-30 ecotype Madison, WI linkage group LG7, Vvil1.0, whole genome shotgun sequence, one region contains:
- the LOC131616021 gene encoding uncharacterized protein LOC131616021 isoform X2, with protein MDYLFGFASSLSRDLACGLLGELSYPCCFNNFVQDVSKEEGNLAVTRDSVQERVTRAKKQTRKTAEIVEKWLKDANVVIGNVDQLLQMAKMEKKSCLGYCPNWIWRYRVGRKLSKKKKELKLCIEEGRQYIQIEWPVSLSAGFFSSEKCWEFDSRKPAYEELTCAFEDDEVTMIGLYGMGGCGKTMLAMEVGKRCGHLFDQVLFVPVSSTVEVERIQEKIAGSLEFEFQEKDEMDRSQRLCMRLTQEDKVLVILDDVWQMLDFDAIGIPSGEHHKGCKVLITSRSEAVCTLTDCQKKIPLSTLTNDETWDLFQKQSLITEGTWNTIKNLAKEISNECKGLPVATVAVASSLKGKAEVEWKVTLDRLRSSKPVNIEKGLQNPYKCLQLSYDNLDNEEAKSLFLLCSVFPEDCEIPVEFLTRSAIGLGIVGEVRSYEGARDEVSAAKNKLISSCLLLNVDEGKCVKMHDLVRNVAHWIAENKIKCASEKDIMTLEHTPLRYLWCDKFPINLDCSNLDFLHIHTDTQVSDEFFKGMRMLRVLFLYNKGRERRPLSTMSLKSLTNLRCMLLSKWDLVDISFVGDMKKLESLTLCDCSFLELPDVVTQLTNLRLLDLSECDMKMNPFEVIGRHTQLEELYFADHRSKWEVEFLEKFSVRQALQRYQIQLGSMFSGFQEEFLNRHRTLFLSYLNTSNGTIKDLAEKAEVLCIAGIEGGDKNIIPDIFQNMNHITELLIRDSNGIECLVDICLMEVGTLFCKLHWLRIEHMEHFKALYNGRMPLGGHFGNLEDLYISHCPKLTCLFTLAVAQNLAQLEKLQVLSCPALKHILIDDDREEIVSAYDHRLLLFPKLKKLHVRECDVLEYIIPITLAQGLVHLECLEIVCNIMLKYVFGLSTHKDGQNQNELKIIELLALEELTLVMLPNINSICPEDCYLMWPNLLQFNLQNCGEFFMVSINTCMALHNDPIINEASNQTVQNIKEVRVNNCELEGIFQLVGLSTDGEKDPPTSCLEMLYLDNLPQLRYLCRSDVESTNLQFQNLQQMEICGCRRLKCIFSSCMAGGLPQLKALKIENCNQLDRIVDDIGTATPLGLFGLPGLIRFTLISCPMLGSLFTASTAKTLSSLEELTIQDCHGLKQLVTYGRAQKNRRGEIVEDDHHDFQSYKSMFQSLKKISIMRCHLLKCILPVTFARGLVKLEAIEITDTPELRYVFGHSSHQYPSRFQIELPVLEKVALYNIPNMNAICPENYHATCSSLQILVMNDVGLSMNNWIADSDLSSKTDEGETSMSIERKLISVTVENGSEIEGIFQMKGFPNENGQQVMSWLEDLKLVNLPELMYIWMGAKHFVSLQHLHKIHICNCPKLKSIFSIAVLRVLPLLKILLVEQCEELEQIIEDEEENENVPNPLVCFPQLKFLLVTHCNKLKHLFYIPTSHEFPQLEYLTLNQDSSLVHVFKVNPGVREGRVEVLLPKLKQVMLIQLPNLNNICQGIVEFQTLTSLLVHNCPKFSLTSTTTMEDMLQIYDCDSEIGFYLRPHLHDIGCTITNGHEFLTSKNKNQEIQELQSHEQKLSPISSPNSTERVTEDGTALKNTEIVPSSIHSESDSSHSSPLPTSQCSPHPRYEISFSQTETYINEENNGHPISIGGDMVANDLKHVEEDDEGQITTPFVYEVITTDNLVAKALSDLEDSLSIPLKDIASSETNSLRLLTALNFLSHLSLKDIALSDELRAIIETMHTEFPTIICSFKQAFITIDKFAAIEAHHDEAAVTLSSKISNAKSFLDEAQQREAALKEKIIQLEKEIEYLQEEKEKCIQETVGYKMELENVKKDKYQHVEVQIKARQQIFEVDYKWSALLSQFQYNNTVARNFS; from the exons ATGGACTACCTCTTTGGATTTGCGTCATCCCTTTCAAGAGATTTGGCGTGCGGTTTATTAGGTGAATTAAGTTATCCCTGCTGCTTCAACAATTTTGTTCAAGATGTTTCAAAAGAAGAAGGTAACTTGGCTGTAACAAGAGATAGTGTCCAAGAACGTGTTACACGAGCCAAGAAGCAAACTAGAAAGACAGCTGAGATTGTTGAGAAGTGGCTGAAGGATGCTAACGTTGTCATAGGCAATGTTGATCAATTACTACAAATGGCAAAAATGGAAAAGAAGTCTTGTCTTGGGTACTGTCCAAATTGGATTTGGCGATACCGTGTAGGCAGGAAGTtatcaaagaaaaaaaaggagctTAAATTGTGCATTGAAGAAGGGAGACAATATATACAGATTGAATGGCCTGTTTCACTTTCAGCAGGCTTTTTTTCTTCGGAAAAATGCTGGGAGTTTGATAGTAGAAAACCTGCTTATGAGGAACTTACGTGTGcttttgaagatgatgaagttaCTATGATTGGATTATATGGGATGGGGGGTTGTGGCAAAACAATGCTTGCAATGGAAGTAGGCAAGAGATGTGGTCATCTTTTTGATCAAGTGCTTTTTGTGCCTGTGTCTAGTACTGTGGAAGTGGAAAGGATCCAAGAAAAAATTGCAGGCTCTCTTGAATTTGAATTCCAAGAAAAAGACGAAATGGACAGATCACAACGCTTATGCATGAGGTTAACACAGGAAGATAAGGTGCTTGTGATTCTAGATGATGTGTGGCAAATGTTAGATTTTGATGCCATTGGGATTCCTTCCGGTGAACATCATAAAGGTTGCAAGGTTCTCATTACCAGTAGATCTGAAGCAGTTTGTACTTTGACGGATTGCCAGAAAAAAATTCCCCTATCAACACTAACCAACGATGAAACGTGGGATCTTTTCCAAAAGCAATCACTCATAACCGAAGGAACTTGGAATACTATAAAGAATTTGGCTAAAGAAATCTCAAATGAATGTAAAGGCTTGCCTGTTGCCACAGTAGCCGTGGCTAGCAGCTTGAAAGGCAAGGCTGAGGTGGAATGGAAGGTCACATTGGATAGATTGAGAAGTTCGAAGCCTGTTAATATTGAAAAAGGTTTGCAAAACCCATACAAGTGCTTGCAGTTAAGCTATGATAATTTGGACAATGAAGAGGCCAAGTCACTTTTCTTGTTGTGTTCTGTGTTTCCTGAAGATTGTGAGATTCCTGTGGAGTTTTTAACTAGGTCTGCAATAGGGCTAGGCATAGTTGGAGAAGTTCGCTCATATGAAGGGGCTAGGGATGAAGTGAGTGCGGCTAAAAATAAGCTTATAAGTTCTTGTTTGTTGCTAAATGTTGATGAAGGAAAATGTGTTAAAATGCATGACTTAGTTCGCAATGTAGCCCATTGGATTGCAGAGAATAAGATTAAGTGTGCCTCGGAAAAGGATATTATGACTTTGGAACACACTCCATTAAGATATCTGTGGTGTGATAAATTTCCAATTAATTTGGATTGTTCCAATCTCGACTTTCTACACATTCACACAGATACACAAGTATCAGATGAATTTTTCAAAGGAATGAGAATGCTCAGAGTTTTGTTTCTTTACAACAAGGGTCGGGAGAGAAGGCCATTGTCGACTATGTCATTAAAATCATTGACAAATCTCCGTTGCATGCTTTTGAGTAAATGGGATTTAGTTGACATCTCATTTGTGGGAGATATGAAGAAACTTGAAAGTCTTACATTGTGTGATTGTTCATTCCTTGAATTACCTGATGTGGTTACACAATTGACAAACTTGAGATTGTTGGATTTGTCAGAATGTGATATGAAAATGAATCCGTTTGAAGTGATTGGGAGACACACGCAGCTTGAAGAACTGTACTTTGCTGACCATAGATCAAAATGGGAAGTTGAATTCTTAGAAAAGTTTAGTGTCCGCCAAGCGTTACAGAGGTATCAAATACAATTAGGAAGCATGTTTTCCGGTTTCCAAGAAGAGTTTCTCAATCGTCACAGAACTTTGTTTCTCAGTTATTTGAATACATCTAATGGCACAATCAAGGATTTGGCCGAAAAGGCAGAGGTCTTGTGTATAGCAGGTATCGAGGGAGGTGATAAAAATATTATCCCCGACATATTTCAAAATATGAACCATATAACTGAGCTTTTGATACGCGATTCTAATGGGATAGAGTGTTTGGTTGACATTTGTCTGATGGAGGTAGGAACTCTCTTCTGCAAGTTGCATTGGCTAAGAATTGAGCATATGGAGCATTTTAAAGCTTTATACAATGGTCGAATGCCTCTTGGTGGTCATTTTGGGAATTTAGAAGACCTATATATAAGTCATTGTCCAAAGCTAACATGTCTCTTCACACTTGCAGTTGCTCAAAATCTGGCACAACTGGAGAAGTTACAAGTATTATCTTGCCCTGCACTTAAGCACATACTAATCGATGATGATAGAGAGGAGATAGTTAGTGCATACGATCACAGACTACTGTTGTTTCCAAAATTGAAAAAGCTTCATGTTAGAGAGTGTGATGTGCTGGAATACATAATCCCAATCACTTTAGCTCAAGGCCTTGTACATTTGGAGTGTTTGGAAATTGTATGTAATATTATGTTGAAATATGTATTTGGCCTGAGCACACACAAAGATGGTCAGAATCAAAATGAACTCAAGATAATCGAGCTTTTGGCATTGGAAGAGCTTACTCTTGTTATGTTGCCGAATATCAATAGCATTTGTCCGGAAGATTGTTATCTAATGTGGCCAAACTTGCTTCAattcaatttgcaaaactgtgGAGAGTTTTTCATGGTGTCTATCAATACTTGCATGGCTTTACACAACGATCCGATAATCAATGAAGCTTCAAATCAAACTGTgcaaaatataaaagaagttcgAGTCAATAACTGTGAATTAGAAGGTATCTTTCAGCTAGTAGGATTATCCACTGATGGAGAAAAAGATCCACCGACGTCATGCTTGGAAATGTTGTATTTGGATAATCTACCTCAGCTCAGGTATCTCTGTAGGAGTGATGTAGAATCAACAAACCTCCAATTCCAAAATCTTCAACAAATGGAGATATGTGGATGTAGAAGATTAAAATGTATCTTCTCATCCTGTATGGCAGGAGGGCTCCCTCAATTGAAAGCGCTAAAGATAGAAAACTGCAATCAGCTAGATCGAATCGTTGATGATATTGGCACCGCAACTCCCTTAG GATTATTTGGTCTCCCCGGCCTTATAAGGTTTACACTAATATCGTGTCCCATGCTGGGTTCGTTGTTCACAGCATCCACTGCTAAAACCTTGTCTTCATTGGAAGAATTGACGATACAAGATTGCCATGGTTTAAAGCAACTGGTAACATATGGAAGGGCTCAGAAAAATAGAAGGGGCGAAATAGTTGAGGATGATCATCACGACTTTCAGAGTTATAAGTCAATGttccaaagtttgaaaaagatTAGTATTATGAGATGTCATTTGCTGAAATGTATATTGCCTGTTACATTTGCAAGAGGACTGGTGAAATTGGAAGCTATAGAAATCACAGACACTCCTGAGTTGAGATATGTATTTGGTCATTCCTCCCATCAATATCCAAGCAGGTTCCAAATTGAGCTTCCTGTTTTAGAAAAAGTTGCACTCTACAATATACCAAATATGAACGCCATTTGTCCAGAAAACTACCATGCAACATGCTCATCTTTGCAAATTCTTGTAATGAATGATGTTGGTCTATCAATGAATAATTGGATAGCTGATTCAGATCTTAGTTCTAAAACA GATGAAGGAGAAACAAGCATGAGTATTGAGAGGAAGTTGATATCTGTTACTGTAGAGAACGGATCCGAAATTGAAGGCATTTTTCAAATGAAGGGATTCCCTAATGAGAATGGACAACAAGTAATGTCCTGGTTAGAAGACCTTAAATTGGTCAATTTGCCAGAGCTAATGTACATATGGATGGGTGCCAAACATTTTGTGAGCCTTCAACATCTTCACAAAATACACATTTGCAATTGTCCAAAACTAAAATCTATATTCTCCATTGCTGTTTTGAGAGTCCTACCTCTGTTGAAGATCCTATTGGTAGAACAGTGTGAGGAATTGGAGCAAATCATTGAAGacgaagaagaaaatgaaaatgtCCCAAATCCTTTAGTGTGCTTCCCACAGCTAAAGTTTCTTCTTGTCACACACTGCAATAAGTTGAAGCATTTGTTTTATATCCCTACATCCCACGAGTTTCCACAACTGGAATATCTAACCCTCAATCAAGATTCTAGTCTAGTTCATGTTTTCAAAGTTAATCCTGGTGTGAGAGAAGGGAGAGTGGAAGTGTTGCTTCCAAAACTGAAACAGGTAATGTTAATACAACTGCCAAACCTCAATAATATATGTCAAGGGATTGTTGAGTTTCAGACTCTGACCAGTCTTTTGGTGCACAATTGCCCGAAATTCTCACTAACTTCAACGACTACTATGGAGGACATGCTACAAATCTATGATTGTG ACAGCGAAATTGGTTTCTATCTCCGTCCGCACTTGCACGACATAGGTTGTACAATAACAAATGGTCATGAGTTCCTGACATCAAAGAACAAAAACCAGGAGATACAAGAATTACAATCACATGAGCAGAAACTGTCGCCCATTTCTTCACCAAACTCGACCGAG AGGGTTACTGAAGACGGAACAGCATTAAAGAATACAGAGATAGTACCTTCGTCAATTCATTCTGAATCTGATAGCTCACATTCAAGCCCACTACCTACCTCTCAATGTAGTCCACATCCTCGA TATGAAATCAGCTTCAGCCAAACTGAGACTTACATTAATGAAGAAAACAATGGCCATCCTATAAGCATAGGAGGAGACATGGTGGCCAATGATCTCAAACAtgtggaagaagatgatgaaggccAAATAACCACACCTTTTGTTTATGAAGTTATAACAACTGATAACTTAGTTGCAAAGGCTCTTTCTGACCTGGAAGACTCTTTAAGCATACCTCTGAAGGACATAGCTAGCTCAGAGACTAACAGCCTTCGCCTTCTAACGGCTCTCAACTTCTTGTCCCACCTTTCCTTAAAAGATATAGCTCTATCAGACGAACTCCGAGCTATAATAGAGACTATGCACACAGAATTCCCAACCATCATATGCTCCTTCAAGCAAGCCTTTATTACCATAGACAAATTTGCTGCGATTGAAGCTCATCACGACGAGGCGGCCGTTACTCTCTCTTCCAAAATTTCCAATGCAAAAAGTTTTTTGGATGAAGCTCAACAGAGGGAAGCTGCTTTAAAGGAAAAGATCATTCAATTGGAGAAAGAAATAGAATATCTTCAAGAGGAAAAGGAGAAATGCATTCAAGAAACTGTAGGCTATAAAATGGAGTTGGAGAATGTAAAGAAAGACAAGTATCAACATGTGGAAGTTCAAATAAAAGCACGACAGCAAATATTTGAGGTTGATTATAAATGGTCTGCTCTACTTAGTCAGTTTCAGTACAACAACACTGTTGCAAGAAATTTTTCTTGA